Proteins from a single region of Rhodovibrio salinarum DSM 9154:
- a CDS encoding amino acid ABC transporter ATP-binding protein, which produces MPAPENDAIIEMQDVNKWFGQFHVLKDINLAVNRKERIVVCGPSGSGKSTLIRCVNRLEEHQAGKIIVDGVELTNDIKKIEQIRREVGMVFQHFNLFPHLSVLENLTLGPIWVKKEPKADAEATAMRYLERVKIPEQAHKYPGQLSGGQQQRVAIARSLCMNPKVMLFDEPTSALDPEMIKEVLDVMIELAETGMTMVVVTHEMGFARTVADRVIFMDEGEVIEQNPPEEFFHNPQSERTKSFLSQILKH; this is translated from the coding sequence ATGCCGGCCCCGGAGAATGACGCGATCATCGAGATGCAGGACGTGAATAAGTGGTTCGGCCAGTTCCACGTCCTTAAGGACATCAACCTGGCGGTCAACCGCAAGGAACGGATCGTCGTCTGCGGCCCATCCGGCTCGGGGAAGTCGACCCTGATCCGCTGCGTCAACCGGCTGGAAGAGCACCAGGCCGGCAAGATCATCGTCGACGGAGTCGAGCTTACCAACGACATCAAGAAGATCGAGCAGATCCGCCGCGAGGTCGGCATGGTGTTTCAGCACTTCAACCTGTTTCCGCATCTGAGCGTGTTGGAGAATCTCACCCTCGGTCCGATCTGGGTGAAGAAGGAGCCGAAGGCCGACGCCGAGGCGACCGCGATGCGGTATCTGGAGCGGGTGAAGATTCCGGAGCAGGCGCACAAATACCCGGGCCAACTCTCCGGCGGCCAGCAGCAGCGTGTCGCGATCGCGCGCTCCCTGTGCATGAACCCGAAGGTCATGCTGTTCGACGAGCCGACCAGTGCACTCGATCCCGAGATGATCAAGGAAGTGCTCGACGTCATGATCGAACTGGCGGAGACCGGTATGACCATGGTCGTGGTTACCCACGAGATGGGCTTCGCGCGTACGGTCGCCGACCGCGTGATCTTCATGGACGAGGGCGAGGTGATCGAGCAGAACCCGCCCGAGGAGTTCTTCCACAACCCGCAATCGGAGCGGACGAAGTCCTTCCTGAGCCAGATTCTGAAGCACTA